DNA from Podospora pseudopauciseta strain CBS 411.78 chromosome 5 map unlocalized CBS411.78m_5, whole genome shotgun sequence:
GAATCTTTAAGGAAAAGCATTGGTGTCGTGCCGCAGGATACACCGCTGTTCAACGACACTGTCGAGTTGAATATTCGGTATGGGAACATGGACGCCCCGGCGGAGGACGTCTTTGCCGCGGCGCAGAGGGCGCACATTCACGACAAGATTGAGTCTTGGCCCCACGGGTACCAAACCAAGGTTGGCgaaagggggttgatgatctctggtggtgagaagcAGCGGTTGGCGGTTTCGCGGTTGATTCTGAAGGACCCGCCGCTCTTGTTCTTTGATGAGGCGACGAGCGCGTTGGACACGCACACGGAGCAGGCGTTGATGAGCAACATTAATGAGATTTTGCGGGGCAAGGAAAGGACGAGCGTTTTTGTTGCTCACAGGTTGAGGACGATATATGATGCTGATTTGATTATTGTGCTGAAGGAGGGAAGCTTGGTGGAGCAGGGGACGCACAAGGAGCtgctggagaagggggggttgtatAGCGAGCTGTGGAGTGCGCAGGAgagatggggggaggaggaggagatcaacgCTGAGAAGAAAGAGTAGATGCGTTTGGACATGGTGTATACGGTAATTGTATGTACATCTGTACACCACCTTTTCAACATGAAGTAGTAAAACTGATTCATACCTTTAATTTGGTGCTTATGGCCATGGCATACACAACCTGAAGGGCCAAGCGCGAGTCGGTTCAAATCGGCCTATTACCTCGGCCGGGAATTATGGCGAGCACGGCATGACGTCTTCCActcggccaccaccaccccgagcCAGCACATGGCACCCCGCACTGTCAACTCCGATGCCGTCGGATGCAAGAGCGGGAACCCATATTTAGTCGTCCACGGTATCGGTATATGCCTACTTGATTCCCATCTACCTTAACCTCGTCTACTGGACTCCagccgacatcaccacctgcTAAACCTTCACCATGTCCCCCCGCGTCCCCCCCAAAGGTGTCTACGTCCCCTCCCCgaccttcttcctcccccggggctcctcctcttcctcctcctcctcctcccccgaaaGCACCCACGGCCAACTACCCGTCGacatcccctcccaaacatcccactccatcttcctcgcccgGTCCGGCATCACAGGTCTGGTGCTGCTAGGCTCGACAGGCGAGGCGATCCACCTCTCCCGCACCGAGCGCGCCTCCCTCGTCTCCGGCGTCCGCAAAGGTCTCGACGAAGCCGGGTATCCCAACTACCCCATCATGGCCGGCGTCTTGACCAACGGCATCGACGAGACCCTTCAATGGCTCGACGACTACGCCTCCGCCGGTGCaggttggggtttggtgCTCGTGCCGGGGTATTTCGGCGCTGCTGCTACCACGCAGGAGGGGATAGTGGAGTATTTCAGGGAGGTTGCGAAGCGGTCGAGGATACCGGTGCTGGTGTACAACTACCCTGGGGTGACGaacggggtggtggtgcagccCGAGACGTACACCAAACTCGCGGGGTTGGAGAATGTGGTTGGGGTTAAGATGAGTCATGGGAACGTGTCGATTCATTTGCAGGTCGGGCTTGACCCGGGGATTGATCATGAGGAGTTTAGGGTGTATAGCGGGTTTGGGCAGCAGTTggggccggtggtgttgtttgggggGGCCGGGGTGATTGATGGGTTGGCGGGGTTTTATCCGAGgacggtggtgaggttgatggggttggtggaggggggggagctgacgggggagaggaggaaggaggttCAGAGGTTGCAGTATGTGGTTAGTAAGGCGGAGGAGTTTATTGTGAGGTATGGAATTTTTGGGATTAAAGAGGCGGTGTTTAGGGTTACAGGGTTGGGGACgctggagaaggggagacCGCCGCTGCTGGGGGGGCTGGcagagggggagtgggagagggggaggaagttGTTTTTGGAGGATATTGAGAgcgttgaggaggagttgaagggGACGTGAGCAAGTAATACCTTATTTGGTCAGGCACAAGTTGTGACATACTGATGGAGCGTGAAGAATCACTCCAAACATCGGGACTACATACACTTCTAAGCTGGACGGGCATACCAAACTCATATCCGATAAAACATGTAAAGAATTCAAGGCTACTGTGAAGTGTTCGCTGCGTTCCATCAATACAAACTCTTCCCCCcttctgtttttttttttttttttttttaaatgagtttcttcccttttttcattctccttctccttctgctCAGGGCGCGAGTACCTAGCTTACACTACACCTGGCAAACACTACCAAGCTTCGAGCCACAGGAGACTCTCCACAGTATCCACCAGCCCATCTACCCTCCATCCACGTTCAACCTAATCCAGCTGCCCTTGGCTAAATACTGTAGCCTTGCCCATTCCAAAGTCCGGGTCACAGTACCCGTGTATTCGCGCCGAGAAGGTTGCCCCCATGAGCGTGTGTAGAGTCCACACTTCTTGATTACCTCCCATAAAGAACTCCAAGAACTCCTGCTCTCTGTTAATCGAAGCCGCAGCCTGTCCATCCAGGGATGGCGCATTGACTACCCAGCGCCCACAGCCATCGAGCCAGCTAACATCAGTGTCAACGTCGATTACCCAACAGCATAAACATGTCCTGTGGGTCTATGGCCCCTCCCAACACTGCACCGTCCTTCTTGCCGTTGGCCCAAAGCGCGTTGGTAATCTTCAAGTCAGCGGGATTAGAATCTTGCCAGTCATCACAGACCACACAGTTCTTTTGCTTCGCCAAGTACTCGCCGACAAATAGACGATAGGCAAAGGGCCTATAGAGTCCTTGTCGGGTACCCCAGACTTTTGGACTCAAAGTCTGCCCCCACTTCACTTCGGGTTCGCAGTCGTTCGGGTACTCGGATTGGACATCAATGTCCCCAAGAGTGAGCGAGATCGTGATCGTCTTCAGGTTAGTGTTGGACGATGGGAGCAGGCGATCGGAAAGATGGCGGCCGAAGGTGGGCGGATCCCTATACCTCCCAGTCAATGAGTATAaatcctcttctcctcctcctggctTCCCCAGTTCCGTgaagcggtggaggtggatgtgaAGATGTTGAATCAACCGCGGAGGGAGGACGCATCCACCAGGCAGACGGGACGATTTTGggacctcttcttcctcttgtgAAAATACACTGTCAAAACTGCAAGAAAGTGTGCTGGCTCAATAAATCGTGTCATCTCCTTGAATGACAGGACGACGGATCCATTCGAACACCGGTAACCTCTAGTCCAGCTCAGCGTGTACTTGGCCCACCATCTCGTAGTTCTGGCTCAACACATCTGTTTCGGGGTTGAAGTAGGCGACTGCTTCCAGTCGCCTGCCCACAAGATCGTGTCGAAAGGACAGTCGATAGTACAACTTCATCGCTCGTTCGTGGGCTCCCCTACACACATGAAAAAGAGGCTTGGGAGAGCTGACGTTCCAATCGATTTTGGGTTCGTAGCTGTTTCCTAACCAGTCCGGCATCCTGGACAACAATTCTCCCAGGCCTTGTCGACTGGTCCATCGAAAGAAGGGATGATCGGGATGGAAACGGGGCCTCTGGCGGTTTGGAAATTTCTTGTCCACAAGATTGACCTCGACCAAACGAGAGTTTGATTCCAAGTCAAGTAGAAACTCATCCCATATCTTATCTTGAAGTTCAACTGGAAGCGACCTAAACCGGTGCAATATGGTCGGGGTGGTCTCGACGACCATTTTGGTCTTGATGGTTGCAATTGTCTGCTGAGTACGGATATCGCGGTCAAACTGAAAATGATGCAAATGCCAACTAGCAATGGATATTTGACTTGGTAGTGGGAAGAAAGGTGGAAGAGAGCACACTCAGCACAGAGTGCGTTTGTGTGGGCCACCCGCAGGTCGCTCCGTTGCTCCTGCAGCTCTTTGCTGTCGTTGATTTCTTCCACAATCCAGTTAGCAGCGGGAGTATAAGCTCGTACTTACCTGTTCCTTTTACAGTGGGCAAAGCCACTGCCTGCCTTCTGCCACCCGATTCAATGTTCAAGCAAGTCCTTGTGTAGACTCTCTATGAGCTAATAAGGCGGGGCGACTGTTCTTCCGGCTCGGCCAATCTCATCAAGGCCTGTTGACTCATATCGACCACATTCTGGACTTCTTTTCAAGAAACCAACCTTCACTTCCATCATGCCTTCCAAAACAGCCATTCTAGTCGTTGACATCCAAAACTCCCTGGCGACAAATCCATGCACCAAAATACCTCATGCGGCCCGGGTTTGTGAGGCGGGAACCAGCATTCTTCAAGTAGCTCGGCAGATTCGAGACACCCGAGTACGGGAACATAGTCTTCCTCCGGGCTTCATCACCGTATTTGTGCAGCACCAAGAGTCGCCAGAAGAGGGGCTGTTGGTCTTTGGAACAGACCCTTGGGGTTTGGTCTTCAAGCCACGACAAGGTTTGGAGAATGGAGAGGACTTTGTTGTCGCAAAATCAGTCCGTACGTCTCTTGAATTCCGCTGTCCTTGAGCCAGCGCTAAGTTCTTGCTTGTGACGTAGGCACTTCTTTTTCCAACCCGGTGCTTGAGCAGATACTCAGAGAGCACGGCGTGGAAGAGTTGGTCATCTTCGGCATCCAGAGCGAATGCTGCGTCGAGGCCACCTGCCATGGCGCCATCGATGCTGGCTTTGCCATCACACTGCTTTCAGGGGCACACTCGACGTATCCCGAACCCGAGGCCAGACCAGAAGAGATTGAGGCACAGGTAGAGGCCCGTGTGCGGGCAAGGGGAGCGACAGTGGTCAGGTGGGAGGATGCAGTCGAGGTatgggagaagaagggccaGGTCCTCGGACCATATCAGTAAGGATTGAGTGATAGCTAGCCGCTCACAGACTCATCATACCTAGGTACCTCAGATACTGACTCAACAAACACCTCAGCTATGACTTCAAGATAGAGCATTGCGCTCCGACCTCTAGCTAGGCAGGCATGCCATTGCTTAGCTACCTACCTTCTTTGGAGGCCTACTATCGCTATGCAGTGCCACGATCGAATGTAACGTGGGGTGTTGCCTGTCAGTTGTGTGAGGAGAAAAGACAATGGAAAGATTCTAGAACACCAACCACTGCAGTCCACCACACCCATTTCGCAAGCATGGAGAAAATGCACGCAATACTATATCCCTGGGACCTTGCAGGAGGGTCTCTGGCAAACAAAAGAGACTATCGAGCGCCCAAACGACCAGGAAGGGACATTACACTTCGATTTCAGCGCACGCAATGCCAATCGTCTTGTCGGGAGCACTCTGGATCGGGAAGGTCCTTTGACAAGCAGACCAGCGCCCAGAGCGTTGCCGATGCGCGCGGATAGCCCGGTTCGGCAGTTGGAGAGGCGCTTGGCAGCCATCCATGTCACCCTCCCCGACCTCCCCTCACTCACCCCACGGCACGGGATGGTAGACACACGACAGTCACACAGACAGAATGCATGAAGCTCCCCCtcagctcaccaccacatcgaCAGCTTGACCCCAACCCGGATactggggaggggagcttgACGACGTTTCATTCGATCAGCAGTGTCATGATGGACGGTTGGAAACCACCTCCCAGATCTGTACCATCTGTCCGTGCCCTTATTCTTGGACCTTGGTCCTGCAGTTCTTGGGAGGGCAGAAAGACAATGTCGTGATAACTCATTGTGCATGTGAAGATCACCACAGTGGCTGGTACCCGGTCGATGCTATCTtcagagggaggggggcaggTATGATGAGAGGAAGACGGCGAGAATCTCAATATAAAAGAGTGTCGATCCTCCCGTCGTCAGTCTGTTTTggttcctcatcctcttcatcgtcctccccccAGACAATTAAGCAAGGATGAAGCTGTCAACCGCCATCAGCCTTTTGGCTGGTGCCGCCCCTCTGGTctcggccgccgccgctcccAAGCTCGAGCGCAAAATGAACTATGATGGGTACAAGGCCTACAGCATTGCCACCCATCATAACCCGGCCGCCATCAAGGCAAAGCTCACCAAGTTTGCCGCCatccccttcaacctcgacaacGATGAGCACCTCGACATTGCCATCCCTGCCGAGGAGGTCGCTGCCTTTGAGGCCCTCGGTCTCGAGACCCAGCTCATGCACGAGGATCTCGGTGCTGATATCGCCGAGGAGGGTACCTTTGCCCCCTACACCAGTATGTTTTGCTCTTCTACTTGTCTCTTTCCTGAAAGGCTTCCGGTTTCTAACAAACAAAAAGGCGTCGGTGCCCAGGCTGTCCCCAGCTTGACCTGGTTCAACTCGTACCACGCGTACGCCGACCACATCACCTTTTTCAACGACCTGCAGGCGTCGTTCCCCAACGCTTCCGAGATCTTCACCATCGGCAAATCGTTCCAGGGCCGTGACATCTTTGGCATCCACATCTGGGGCTCCGGCGGCAAGGGCTCCAAGCCCGCCATCTACTTCCACGGCACCGTCCACGCCCGTGAGTGGATCAGCGCCAAGGTCGTCGAGTACATCACctaccacctcctcacccagtACGCCACCGACGCCGCCGTCCGTGCCATCCGTGACAAGTTTGACTTTTACATCCTCCCCGTTGTCAACCCCGACGGTGTGTccgcccccaacccaccttTTGTCTTCACAAATGATTAACAAACGCCCCAGGATTCGTCTACACCCAAACCAACGACCGCCTCTGGCGCAAGAACCGCCAAACCCGCTCCGGCCAGTCCTGCGTCGGCACCGACCAGAACCGCAACTGGAACTACCAGTGGTCCGTCACCGGCGGCGCCTCCACCTCGCCCTGCTCCGAGACCTACAAGGGCCTCGCCGCCGGCGACACCCCCGAGATCAGGGCCCTGAccgccttcaccaccaccctcaagaACAGCCGCGGCATCCGCCTCTACATCGACTGGCACTCATACGGCCAGTACATCCTCCTGCCTTATGGGTACGACTGCTCCGCCCGCGCGTCCAACCACGCCGCCCAGAGCAGTCTCGCCTCTGGCATGGCTACTCGGATCAGACAGAGCTACGGCACTACCTTCACCACCGGCCCCAGCTGCTCGACGCTGTACAAGACTACTGGCAGCGCGCCGGATTACATGActgctgttggtggtgctACTTATGCTTGGACTATCGAGTTGAGGCCTGCGGGCAgcagcggtggtggcttTGTTTTGCCTGCTACGCAGATTTTGCCTAGCAGTATTGAGCAGTGGGAAGGTATCAAGTATGTGCTTGCTCAGGTTTGAGCccggggggttgttgagtgGATGACATTGGGGATgtcggggaggagagggagggaaagggaatGAAGATATGTGTATATACGATTATACGATGTATTTATCTGACGTGCAATTTGAGTTGTGACGATTATGAACCTTGTTTTCTCGTGTATTGGCCTCAAGCTCGATACATTTGATGTGAACAACCCGATATTACATGGTTTCGCATATCCTGGCATGTTTCATATCTTCCCAATGGTATGTCTTTTCGCCTACAGCCACTGAGTGCAGGTCGAAGCCCTGGTGGTGGAGCACGTGCCTTCCTCATCGCCCATGAGTCCATGCTGGAGGCCTTTCATCATCTCGGGGGTGAACGGAAGATGTGTCCCTAAAACTGCAGCACGGGTATTAGTCCCACAGTCGTGGTGTAGGCCCTCCGGGTCGATTGCGCTGATCTCCAGAGCCAAAAAAAGCTCAGAAGGAAGTGTCACCTTGGCCCGCTTGCTCGCGGCTAGCAACAGATCCTTGAAAGGGACAAAATGGGTGCCTTCAGTAACATCCCCGTTTGTGTTCTGCGGTCCGTAGATAACGAAATGGCCGAGGGCTGATTGACCGCATTCAACCAGGacctccatcatcttcaaAAACCCATCATCAATGTCCCCGGCTAGGTCCTATGTGCCAATGGCATAATACAGCACCATTGCCGTCGCCTATTGACGGAACGATGAGGAGCATTTTCAATACTGTGTCTCGGTGTACATCATCAATCGACTTTCGCAAGCTGTCGTACAAGCTGTTCAAATCTGATGGTGTTTTCAGCAACAATCCTTCCAGCGCTTGAAAACTCTCACCGGTGGCTGTTGTATCTCGTAGTTGGAGAGTTATGAGGTATGCCTGAAAAAAGACTCCTTCAGCTCGGCATACCACATGGTCCGTAAGAGCCTTGTAGAAGGAGCTTGTCGCATCGAACGACGAATGCCGCTTAAACGTATTTTGCACAACACTCAAAATGTCCCACCGAGTGAGCTCATGGAGGTTGACCCGAAGTTCGCAAGGACCAAGTGGAGGAAAACCATTTCGGGGCGAGAACTGACAAGCATCTTGATATTGGCATGTAGAGACCATGACCGAAGCTGCGCGACGCGAGGTCTTGATGGCTGTGGCGGTGAGCAGGGTCGTGTTTGAACTCATCCAAGCCGTCGATCATGAAGTAAAAGCAGGTGTTGCGTGGAACAGACACCTCGATGAGATTCTGAAACCCTTCTTGCAACTTGGCGGGGAATCGAAAGTAGGGCTCGTCGATGTGTGATTCAACGGTGGTAGTGCCAAAAACTTGGCACGCTGTCGGAAAGACATCTCGAATCAAACTTGGACAGTTTGCAAGGACTGAGAACAAGATGGACCGATAGAGACCGTGCAGCGACTGTTGCATAGCATCTCCAGCTCTCCAAGCAAAGAAGTGTGAGACAACGAGGGACCCCTCTCCGGACCACCTTTCTAGCTCTCGGCGAGTGGTAGAATGGCCAGCGAAAAGTTTCATGAGTGTTGACTTTCCAGAGCCGGCTTTGCCAGAAATGTGCAGGAGGCCATGTCCGGATGAGAGCCACCGTAAAAGCGTAGACCTTGCTTCTGTTTTCTGCTCATATTACTCATTTTGATAGCagtcatcctcatcagagTTTTCCTCGTCGACGTCCTTCGtcatcaacatcctcccAGCCAACGTGGTCTTCAGCGACGTCCTCGCCATCGGCCCCTTCATTcccgttgctgctgttgctaaTTGTGTATTGCCCGTCATGGTCATCCGCTTCCAGGATCCATTCGAAAGTTCCGTACTGAGGATCACGAATAGCATCTTCCTGTGAGAACATAGAAGAGAAGTAAAGCTGCCGCAATACCCTGGCTTCAGCGGTGGGCGGAGAAGATGACTTGAGCAGACTCTGTACCTTCTCTTCTACCCTGCGCAGTATGTAGATTGAAAGGGTTTGCTTATCACAACTGATATTGGCCTTCATCTCATGCAATGTCTTTTTGAGATCAGGTAGTCGATCAGGAACACTGGAGAACTGTGTGGTGACAGAAAGCGTCAAGTTTGCTAATCCGGGTGGATACCAGAAGAGACAGTTCACTTTATGTTCGTTGATAATGAGCATTGATCCAGATCTCGCAACAGGAAGCACATACctgaggatgagaagaagataCGTAAACCCATCAGATCGGTATTGTTCCAGAAGACCAAGCAATTTGTAAATTTCGCCTTCTTTCCTCTTGGAGCGTAACGATATTCGGAGAGCTTTGAATTTGGAGGTGGCATCTCAGGGAACAAGACTTTGCAAGATGCCCTGGACTTCGTTCAGGCGCGCCTTGGATTTGGTTGCCAAGCCTTGCAGAGCATCGACATGGTGATTAGAGGAAGCTGGAAAGGGGTGTTTACTGCACACTGTTCGTTGTTTGCTGCAGCTCATGTATCAAGGACTGTACGTCAGAGACACCGGGCACAGTACCTGTTCGCAGCACTTTGAGCGCACCAGAAACGAGGCTGTATGAAAAGTCGACGAAGGTCATAATAGAGGAAGCAAATCCAACTGCAGCGATTGCCTCCATTGTGTCTCGAGACGGAGAGTCGAAGGTATGAAGGTTGGCCTACCGTGCAATCAGGgagatgggttgggttgggagaAAATCAGCGTCCTGAAACCCCGCACCGGACACGGTCTGATGGCTGATAGAGCCAATTGGACATAGCGGTTCCAATTGGACATCGTGGTTCTGAAGGGAGAGCAAGGCTCCTGATCAGTAGCCCTCGTCGCCCATGATGCCGTGGTAGGGTCGCACAACATTTTTTTTGTTTAAAtgtggacgaggagggcaaAAGACGCATGAGTGGGCTTAAGAAATACGACTTGGAAAGCTGTCCTCGGTGAGTCCTGTGTTTTCTTCGTGGGTAATAAGGTAGATAGGTATATTCGCAATGAGTGTCGTCATTGGAGAACCGACTAGTCTAGCCCTCGGTTTTGTTGAGCTGGATGCCTTTTGCCATCTGGCTGGCTGGACCCTCACGTGACAGCGCGTCGCGTTCCACCTcgttttgggttttgggccACACCTTAAGACACGGTCTTTGTGCAAGAACGACCACCAGCGACCGGACAAAGCAAAGTGCCCGCTAAAGATGGCACGCCGGAAAAGCGCTCGCATTGCAGCACAAGAGCCAAAACCGCCAAACCGGTACGGGCCACACAATGGTGATTCAGACGACGCCGCTGGGCTGATGTCAGCTTCTCAACCCTCATCGCCGGATTCCGCATCCTCTGCATCCGACCCAGATCCTGAACCTCGACCGGCAAAGCGCCGCAAGGTGACAAAACATACCCCAAACACGACAAGATCACAGACAAAATACTCCAAATCCAACTCCCTTTCTCTCGTCCAGTCTATCTTTACTTCAGCACCCCACGATGGCCGCgcccttcctctccgcccccACCGGCCCTCctatcaccaacccctcctcctatcCTCGCCATCCGTCCAAGCCTCCCTCCTGAAGTGGTTTCAAAAAGAACAAACGACCCGCCTCATGCCGTGGCGCAAACCCTTCCTCACGAACCCCTCCCGCGCCGACCTTTCCCGTCGAGCCTACGAAGTCTGGATCTCCGAGATTATGCTCCAACAAACCCGCGTTGC
Protein-coding regions in this window:
- a CDS encoding uncharacterized protein (COG:E; EggNog:ENOG503NVF0), producing the protein MSPRVPPKGVYVPSPTFFLPRSSSSSPESTHGQLPVDIPSQTSHSIFLARSGITGLVLLGSTGEAIHLSRTERASLVSGVRKGLDEAGYPNYPIMAGVLTNGIDETLQWLDDYASAGAGWGLVLVPGYFGAAATTQEGIVEYFREVAKRSRIPVLVYNYPGVTNGVVVQPETYTKLAGLENVVGVKMSHGNVSIHLQVGLDPGIDHEEFRVYSGFGQQLGPVVLFGGAGVIDGLAGFYPRTVVRLMGLVEGGELTGERRKEVQRLQYVVSKAEEFIVRYGIFGIKEAVFRVTGLGTLEKGRPPLLGGLAEGEWERGRKLFLEDIESVEEELKGT
- a CDS encoding uncharacterized protein (COG:O; MEROPS:MER0003908; EggNog:ENOG503NUYK); translated protein: MKLSTAISLLAGAAPLVSAAAAPKLERKMNYDGYKAYSIATHHNPAAIKAKLTKFAAIPFNLDNDEHLDIAIPAEEVAAFEALGLETQLMHEDLGADIAEEGTFAPYTSVGAQAVPSLTWFNSYHAYADHITFFNDLQASFPNASEIFTIGKSFQGRDIFGIHIWGSGGKGSKPAIYFHGTVHAREWISAKVVEYITYHLLTQYATDAAVRAIRDKFDFYILPVVNPDGFVYTQTNDRLWRKNRQTRSGQSCVGTDQNRNWNYQWSVTGGASTSPCSETYKGLAAGDTPEIRALTAFTTTLKNSRGIRLYIDWHSYGQYILLPYGYDCSARASNHAAQSSLASGMATRIRQSYGTTFTTGPSCSTLYKTTGSAPDYMTAVGGATYAWTIELRPAGSSGGGFVLPATQILPSSIEQWEGIKYVLAQV
- a CDS encoding uncharacterized protein (COG:Q; EggNog:ENOG503P8FI), whose product is MPSKTAILVVDIQNSLATNPCTKIPHAARVCEAGTSILQVARQIRDTRVREHSLPPGFITVFVQHQESPEEGLLVFGTDPWGLVFKPRQGLENGEDFVVAKSVRTSFSNPVLEQILREHGVEELVIFGIQSECCVEATCHGAIDAGFAITLLSGAHSTYPEPEARPEEIEAQVEARVRARGATVVRWEDAVEVWEKKGQVLGPYQ